The Bacteroidota bacterium sequence GAAGGGGGAATGTAAACTCACGGCTAAATGACAATTGCTTTTCTCAATAAATTCTTTCATTGCAGGTATAATACCAATCGTTGAAACGGTAATTCTACGTGGACTCATGGCAAATCCCCAATCGCTGGTGAGTATTTCCAAGCTTTTCATAACTTCAGCCAGATTGTCTAAGGGTTCACCCATCCCCATGTAAACAATATTAGTAAGTTGATCTCTTTCAGGTATACTCCTGATTTGATTGATTATTTCTCCAGCACTAAGTTGACCTTGGAAACCTTGTTTTGCAGTTGCACAAAATAGGCAGCCCATTTTGCAGCCCACCTGCGAAGAAACACAAAGTGTATGTCGATCCCGATCAGGAATATATGCTGCTTCAATGTATTTATTTTTTCCTGCAGGAAATAAATATTTTTTAGTACCATCGCTTGATACAGTGACTTTTGAATTAGCTGTTACTCCAAACTCGTATTTGCTTTTTAATATTTCTCTGTTTTTAAGCGAAATATTTGTCATTTCATCAATCGAATTGACAGTGCTCTGATACAACCACTTACTAATCTGTTTAGCTGTAAAGGTTGGTAATCCAAGTATTTTTACAGTTTCCTTGAGTTCATCAATTGTTTTTCCTAATAATAATTCCATA is a genomic window containing:
- the rlmN gene encoding 23S rRNA (adenine(2503)-C(2))-methyltransferase RlmN, translated to MELLLGKTIDELKETVKILGLPTFTAKQISKWLYQSTVNSIDEMTNISLKNREILKSKYEFGVTANSKVTVSSDGTKKYLFPAGKNKYIEAAYIPDRDRHTLCVSSQVGCKMGCLFCATAKQGFQGQLSAGEIINQIRSIPERDQLTNIVYMGMGEPLDNLAEVMKSLEILTSDWGFAMSPRRITVSTIGIIPAMKEFIEKSNCHLAVSLHSPFNSERSKLMPIQSRYTINQIIDTLKAYDFGGQRRISFEYIVFKGLNDSEKHVNELAKILNGINCRINLIRYHSIPGFNYESPKNSAMHDFREALNRKGIIATIRSSRGEDILAACGLLSTTELRRV